CCGCCTGGGCCAGGAAAGCCTCCAGGGCAGCGGGAGCCGGTCCGCTCGATGCATTCACGGGGGACGGGAGGGGATTGGCCGGTACCGGCCCGGTAGCGCTGAGCGGTTCGGTGCCGAACTCCTCGAAAAGCAGCATCTGCTGGGTGAAGGGCAGGGCGCCGAAGAGCGGGCTCGGCCGGCTGTTGGTCGGGATGTTGAAAAATCCCGCGGGCTGCTGCTGGGCTTCCTGCACGACGTTGTTGGCGCCCGGGTCTACCAGGGTCTCGCCCGGACCCTCCAGAGTCCCTTCATTGGCAGGGGGGAGCGTTGCGAGCAGAGCGTTATCGGTCCCGTCGGTAAAAGCGGACGGGTCATCGGCTGGTGGAGGACCGAAGAAGTCGGCGACGGGAGTGTTGCCGCCGCCGTCCGGCGGCGTGGCGCTGCCGCCGCTGCCACCGCCGCCACTGCAGGAAGTCAGGGTGAGCAGGCCCATCAAGAAGATCCCTTGAAGAAACCAGCGTTTCGTTGCCGTGCGCATTTGTATCCTCCTTTCCGGAAGGCAGCTGGGCCTGTCGACCTATTTGATTATGAATTTTGCTTTCTTTAATGGTCAGTATCCCGCTATCGGGTAAATCGATCAATGGGGGGAAACGGTATTCAGGGGTAGGAAATTGCTACTTTTGGGGGAATTAAGAGATGGTAAACCTCAGGATTTCCAGATGAATTTGCTCAAGGCGTCTTGCCGGATTCCAGGGGGCGATACGGAAGGACAGCCATGATGGTGGTTCCCCGTCCGGGGGCTGAGATAATCTCCAGGCGTCCTCCCAAAGCGGTTAGCCGCTCCCGCATCCCCACCAGGCCGAGGCCGGAAGGCTTGCCGGTCGCCGTATGTTCCGGGTCCGGTTCGAATCCCACCCCGTCGTCCTGCACGGCGAAAATGATTTCGTCACCCTTCTGTTGCAACCGGATGTCGACCGTTCGCGCCCGGGCATGTTTGATCACGTTGCTGAGGGCCTCCTGATAGATTCTGAAGAGGGCGATTTCGGCGTCGGGTTGCAGGCGCTGCCGCTCCAGACCCGGAGCATGGAGTGTGATCCGGAGATCCTTGAGATGTTCTTCCATGCGGTCGAGGTTGTACTCCATGGCCGGCACCAGCCCGGTGTCGAGAGCCGGCGGCCGCAGCCGGGCGGTGACGTTGCGGATCCCATGAGCAAGCTGCGTAGTCAGGTCGATGAGCTGCTTACACTTGGCGGCATGTTCTTGCTCCGGCAGGGGCTGTCTGAAGCTCCCCAGTTCCAGCTGCAGCACGGTCACCAACTGGCCTAGTTCGTCGTGCAGATCCCGGGCAAGACCTGCCCTTTCATACTCCTCTGTCCGGTCCAGGTGTCGGTAAAGTTGATGGATCTGCTCCTCGGCCGTTTTTCGCTTGGTGGCTTCATTGAAGGTCCCGACCATGCGCAGGGCACGTCCCTCGGAGTCGCGGGCAATGACCTGGCCCATAGCATGGAACCATGACCATTCTCCCGATTTCCGGCGCAGGCGGTGTTCGGTTTCATAGAAGGAGCTGCGCCCATCCAGATGATGCTGCAGCAACTTCAGGACGGGGAGGCGATCCTCGGGGTGAAGAAGATCCTTCCAGGTCTGCACCGACTGATCCAACTCGCCGGGGGCATAG
This window of the Desulfuromonadales bacterium genome carries:
- a CDS encoding PAS domain-containing protein, producing the protein MRNKLPLFDLSPGRLLWVVILVLFIAEIGEWLIKAKLHPTISVTEIFIDVASMLIVLWPAYYFFYRPFKTQWQERQQMEEELRKSEERLRLALEGTKSGLWDWDLTTDKGYYSPSGERILGYAPGELDQSVQTWKDLLHPEDRLPVLKLLQHHLDGRSSFYETEHRLRRKSGEWSWFHAMGQVIARDSEGRALRMVGTFNEATKRKTAEEQIHQLYRHLDRTEEYERAGLARDLHDELGQLVTVLQLELGSFRQPLPEQEHAAKCKQLIDLTTQLAHGIRNVTARLRPPALDTGLVPAMEYNLDRMEEHLKDLRITLHAPGLERQRLQPDAEIALFRIYQEALSNVIKHARARTVDIRLQQKGDEIIFAVQDDGVGFEPDPEHTATGKPSGLGLVGMRERLTALGGRLEIISAPGRGTTIMAVLPYRPLESGKTP